One stretch of Oncorhynchus gorbuscha isolate QuinsamMale2020 ecotype Even-year linkage group LG21, OgorEven_v1.0, whole genome shotgun sequence DNA includes these proteins:
- the LOC124008325 gene encoding saxiphilin-like, whose amino-acid sequence MAILTIILLVSTAFAMGDGAIRPKTPCEEARDSVPHGQVGAYIPTCDAAGQYTPEQCWGSTGYCWCVTSSGQYILGSETPPGTAPVICSTQNGMIRPKTPCEIARENALKKVRPGVYIPTCDNDGQYKPEQCSGSTGYCWCVNRSGQKIPGTETPPGTARINCSTKWK is encoded by the exons ATGGCGATATTGACTATCATTCTGCTTGTCAGCACGGCTTTTGCTATGGGAG ATGGTGCGATACGACCCAAGACCCCATGTGAGGAAGCTAGAGATTCCGTGCCACATGGCCAAGTTGGAGCCTACATCCCCACGTGTGACGCCGCTGGACAATACACCCCTGAGCAATGTTGGGGCTCTAcag GTTACTGTTGGTGTGTGACCAGTTCTGGACAATATATCCTGGGTTCTGAGACTCCACCAGGCACTGCTCCAGTCATCTGTTCCACCCAGA ATGGTATGATACGACCCAAGACCCCCTGTGAGATTGCTAGAGAAAATGCTTTGAAAAAAGTCAGGCCTGGAGTCTACATCCCCACGTGTGACAACGATGGACAATACAAACCTGAGCAATGTTCAGGCTCTACag GTTACTGCTGGTGTGTGAACAGATCTGGACAGAAGATCCCGGGTACTGAGACTCCACCAGGCACTGCTAGAATCAACTGTTCCACCAAGTGGAAATAA